Proteins encoded together in one uncultured Desulfosarcina sp. window:
- a CDS encoding superoxide dismutase has product MAVPFSSISRRQFLRSSILAACAVGAPFLLQCGSKGGSAVFVKEPLPYAKDALAPTISAETMGFHYDKHYAGYVKNANRLVLKGAFGGQSPEEVIQATVGDPSKAAVFNNAAQAWNHAFFFKCLKPGGGGEPEGVLAEMIAAEFGSFANFKNAFLTAAGDRFGSGWVWLVLKDGKLSVVSSANADTPLAHGLIPLFTVDLWEHAYYLDYQNRRLDFVTAVLDNLANWDFAAAQLELALPAKEPAAEND; this is encoded by the coding sequence ATGGCAGTCCCGTTTTCCTCCATCAGCAGACGTCAGTTCCTGCGGTCGTCGATTCTCGCGGCTTGCGCCGTCGGCGCGCCTTTTCTCCTGCAGTGCGGTTCCAAGGGCGGTTCGGCGGTTTTCGTCAAGGAGCCGCTGCCCTATGCGAAAGATGCGCTGGCTCCTACCATCAGCGCCGAAACCATGGGTTTTCATTACGACAAGCACTACGCCGGTTATGTGAAGAACGCCAATCGACTGGTCCTGAAAGGGGCTTTCGGCGGGCAAAGTCCCGAAGAGGTGATCCAGGCCACCGTCGGCGATCCGTCCAAGGCAGCCGTTTTCAACAACGCGGCCCAGGCCTGGAACCACGCCTTTTTCTTCAAGTGTCTGAAGCCGGGCGGCGGCGGGGAACCGGAGGGCGTCCTGGCGGAGATGATCGCCGCCGAATTCGGCAGTTTTGCCAATTTCAAAAATGCGTTTCTCACAGCGGCCGGAGATCGGTTCGGCAGCGGATGGGTCTGGCTGGTGTTAAAGGATGGCAAACTCTCCGTTGTATCGAGCGCCAACGCCGATACGCCCCTGGCCCATGGACTGATTCCGCTGTTTACGGTGGATCTCTGGGAGCACGCCTATTACCTGGATTACCAGAATCGCAGGCTGGATTTTGTCACCGCGGTGCTGGACAACCTGGCCAATTGGGACTTCGCGGCCGCTCAATTGGAATTGGCACTGCCGGCCAAGGAGCCCGCTGCCGAGAACGATTGA
- the thiM gene encoding hydroxyethylthiazole kinase, protein MDLKETAAELLGKIRTTAPLVHNITNFVVMNSSANILLALGASPVMAHSRREVKEMAAMAGALVINIGTLEEKWVEAMLLAAEAANEKGIPVILDPVGAGATAYRSRVAETILQKTSVSVIRGNASEVLSLAVADVQTKGVDSSLSVSDEIVAPAVAIAREHNCIVSISGEKDLVTDGDRVLRVANGVPLMTRVTGLGCGLSAVTGAFCSVAGEDLFNAVAAAFGFYGLCGELAYEVSDRPGSFYVAFVDAIHAAGAGDIHTRLKIESGQRNR, encoded by the coding sequence ATGGATCTAAAAGAAACCGCCGCCGAACTGCTCGGCAAAATCAGAACAACGGCGCCCCTGGTGCATAATATCACCAACTTTGTGGTGATGAATTCTTCGGCCAACATCCTGCTGGCGTTGGGCGCCTCGCCGGTAATGGCCCACAGCCGCAGGGAAGTTAAGGAGATGGCCGCCATGGCCGGCGCCCTGGTGATCAACATCGGAACCCTGGAGGAGAAGTGGGTCGAGGCCATGCTGCTGGCCGCCGAGGCCGCCAACGAAAAGGGCATCCCGGTTATCCTGGACCCGGTGGGCGCCGGCGCTACGGCCTATCGCAGCCGGGTTGCCGAGACCATCCTCCAGAAAACTTCGGTATCCGTAATCCGGGGAAATGCGTCGGAAGTGCTCTCCCTGGCCGTGGCCGATGTGCAGACCAAAGGCGTGGACTCATCCCTGTCGGTCTCCGACGAGATCGTGGCGCCCGCCGTCGCCATCGCCCGTGAACATAACTGCATCGTTTCCATTTCCGGCGAAAAAGATCTGGTCACCGATGGCGACCGGGTACTGCGGGTGGCCAACGGGGTCCCCCTGATGACCCGGGTGACCGGGCTGGGCTGCGGTCTTTCCGCGGTCACCGGCGCTTTCTGCTCCGTGGCCGGAGAGGATCTTTTCAACGCTGTCGCCGCGGCTTTCGGCTTTTACGGGCTGTGCGGAGAATTGGCATATGAAGTCAGCGACCGGCCGGGCAGCTTTTATGTGGCCTTCGTGGATGCCATCCACGCGGCCGGTGCCGGCGACATCCATACCCGTTTGAAAATCGAATCGGGACAGCGGAATCGATAG
- a CDS encoding glyceraldehyde 3-phosphate dehydrogenase NAD-binding domain-containing protein — translation MNEGQMKIGINGLGRIGKLTLWHHVGRRYFNEIVVNIGRQAGTGMADIAHYLERDSTYGSLHAFLHGHRSEPVITDVDEAAGTMIIDDIPVRLLRSSRTPMEIGWKAHGVRLVIDTTGQFLDPTLPADHPKGSVRGHLEAGAEKVVVSAPFKIKEEGAAMPEDAVTTVMGINANDYDPRRHRIVSNASCTTTCLAHMMKPLINAFGAKRILSASMATIHAATGSQQVLDRLPQAGKTDLRKNRSILNNIILTSTGAAKALRLVIPEMEQIGFIAESVRVPVSSGSLIILVLSIQENPIEKPIRREAINEVYEHTAELDPNGYLQFTRKQNVSGDILGTPRAAAVIEGHETHTRTADLSLDLANVPGFSQEILSSLPDTVVRAPVTQAVIYGWYDNEMGSYVNMLGDRTVTMAENM, via the coding sequence ATGAACGAAGGACAGATGAAGATCGGCATCAACGGACTCGGCCGCATCGGCAAACTGACCCTGTGGCACCATGTGGGGCGGCGCTACTTCAATGAAATCGTCGTCAACATCGGCCGTCAGGCCGGCACCGGTATGGCGGACATTGCCCACTACCTCGAGCGGGACTCCACCTACGGCTCCCTGCACGCCTTTCTGCATGGCCATCGCTCCGAACCGGTGATCACCGATGTGGATGAAGCCGCGGGAACCATGATCATCGACGATATTCCCGTTCGATTGCTGCGAAGCAGTCGAACGCCGATGGAAATCGGTTGGAAGGCCCATGGAGTGCGGCTGGTCATCGACACCACCGGCCAGTTTCTGGACCCCACCCTGCCTGCCGATCATCCCAAGGGATCGGTGCGGGGCCACCTGGAAGCAGGCGCCGAAAAGGTGGTCGTTTCCGCACCCTTCAAAATCAAGGAGGAAGGCGCCGCCATGCCCGAGGATGCCGTAACCACGGTCATGGGGATCAATGCCAACGATTACGACCCCCGGCGCCACCGGATCGTCTCCAACGCCTCATGCACGACAACCTGCCTGGCCCATATGATGAAACCGTTGATCAACGCTTTCGGCGCCAAGCGGATCCTGTCGGCTTCCATGGCCACGATCCACGCCGCCACCGGTTCCCAGCAGGTGCTGGATCGCCTGCCACAAGCAGGGAAAACCGACCTGAGAAAAAACCGGTCGATTTTGAACAACATCATTCTCACGTCTACCGGTGCGGCCAAGGCACTGAGACTGGTGATTCCCGAAATGGAGCAGATCGGATTCATCGCCGAATCGGTGCGGGTGCCGGTCAGCTCCGGCTCCCTGATCATCCTGGTGCTGAGCATTCAGGAAAACCCCATAGAAAAGCCGATCCGTCGCGAGGCGATCAACGAGGTTTACGAGCATACCGCCGAACTGGATCCCAACGGGTATCTGCAGTTTACGCGCAAACAGAATGTCTCCGGTGATATTCTCGGCACGCCCCGGGCGGCGGCCGTGATCGAGGGTCACGAAACCCATACCCGCACGGCGGACTTGAGTCTGGACCTGGCCAACGTCCCCGGTTTTTCACAAGAAATTTTAAGCAGCCTTCCGGATACGGTGGTTCGTGCACCGGTCACCCAGGCCGTTATCTACGGCTGGTACGACAACGAGATGGGCAGCTACGTAAATATGCTTGGCGATCGAACGGTAACCATGGCCGAGAATATGTGA